In the genome of Oceanispirochaeta sp. M1, one region contains:
- a CDS encoding DUF445 domain-containing protein, which yields MNMNSMTTLVTLLVIGIGYISPFFADQIRSVGFFALSGAVTNWLAIHMLFERVPGLYGSGVIPLHFEDFKGGIKILIMDQFFTKENVSRLMESETGVLTDKVDFSAAADAVNYDRIFEGLSETILASSLGGMLGMFGGASVIEGFRAPFIEKTKEIILSETSSPEFHSMLAGSMDTEKAASDIIENVSSIVQKRLDELTPVMVKEIVKDMIKKHLGWLVLWGGVFGGIIGLAMSLLPI from the coding sequence ATGAATATGAACAGCATGACGACTCTGGTGACTCTATTGGTTATCGGAATCGGTTATATAAGCCCCTTTTTCGCAGATCAGATCCGATCTGTCGGATTTTTCGCACTCTCCGGAGCCGTAACAAACTGGCTGGCAATCCATATGCTCTTTGAAAGAGTCCCGGGTCTTTACGGATCGGGAGTTATTCCTCTCCATTTTGAAGATTTCAAGGGTGGAATTAAAATTTTGATCATGGATCAGTTCTTTACAAAGGAAAATGTCTCCAGACTGATGGAGAGTGAGACAGGAGTTCTTACGGACAAGGTCGATTTTTCTGCTGCGGCGGATGCAGTAAATTATGACAGGATCTTCGAAGGTCTGAGTGAAACAATTTTGGCATCTTCTTTAGGGGGAATGCTCGGGATGTTCGGCGGGGCTTCGGTTATCGAAGGATTCAGAGCTCCTTTCATAGAAAAAACAAAAGAGATAATCCTGTCTGAAACATCCAGTCCTGAATTCCACAGCATGCTGGCGGGGTCCATGGACACAGAGAAAGCAGCTTCGGATATCATTGAAAATGTATCATCCATCGTCCAGAAAAGACTGGATGAACTTACTCCGGTCATGGTGAAGGAAATTGTCAAGGATATGATAAAGAAGCATCTGGGTTGGCTGGTATTATGGGGCGGTGTGTTCGGAGGAATAATCGGGCTGGCTATGAGCCTTCTCCCTATCTGA
- a CDS encoding ankyrin repeat domain-containing protein: protein MYRKSRRILSLFIIMLIFTSTLSSQERWSGPAALDDFRFDRMGIYAIGWSEKGEFSYGIVSPAETGGSYWQWYILDLIDDVILFESPRWTLLDGQTPRELWALHPEWYPQLIRFGITPENSFRAGGQIFEQGGSSYRMTYTLDRSESETHPGGITKNIQIDLFKNNSSGKTVYSYSPGEEEALVEDMILKGYILSPFEKRTAIVALEKSAESGEKASWKYRIIGAHLTVGFSIVKQQGSALAEAVLNGQYYVSRMLIEEGADPDSKDSRGFTPLLIASRLSHWRIAALLIESGADADPSDDKGRTPLHYAVEEGDEQTVRTLLKAGADPDLKDLNGQSPRQLAEASGTTVIRRLLR, encoded by the coding sequence ATGTACAGAAAATCAAGACGGATTCTGAGTCTGTTTATTATAATGCTGATTTTTACCAGTACACTCTCATCACAGGAACGCTGGTCCGGACCTGCCGCACTGGATGATTTCCGATTTGACAGAATGGGGATTTATGCCATCGGCTGGTCCGAAAAGGGTGAATTCTCTTATGGAATTGTATCTCCTGCAGAGACAGGGGGTTCCTACTGGCAATGGTATATTCTTGATCTGATTGACGATGTCATCCTTTTCGAAAGCCCCCGCTGGACCCTGCTGGATGGACAGACTCCCCGGGAACTTTGGGCACTCCATCCCGAATGGTACCCTCAGCTGATTCGTTTTGGAATTACACCGGAAAACAGCTTCAGGGCAGGAGGGCAGATATTTGAACAGGGAGGATCATCCTACAGGATGACCTACACTCTAGACCGCTCGGAATCGGAGACACATCCCGGAGGTATTACCAAGAATATTCAAATTGATCTTTTTAAGAATAACAGCAGTGGTAAAACCGTATACAGCTATAGTCCAGGTGAAGAGGAAGCTCTTGTAGAGGACATGATCCTTAAGGGCTATATTCTGAGTCCCTTCGAAAAAAGGACAGCCATAGTCGCCCTGGAGAAATCTGCTGAATCAGGAGAAAAGGCCTCCTGGAAGTACCGTATTATCGGTGCTCATCTGACGGTGGGTTTCTCCATTGTAAAACAACAGGGAAGTGCCCTGGCCGAGGCTGTTCTGAATGGGCAGTATTATGTATCCCGAATGCTGATTGAAGAGGGTGCTGATCCTGATTCTAAAGATTCCAGAGGTTTTACTCCGCTGCTTATTGCCTCCCGCTTGAGTCATTGGAGAATCGCGGCTCTTCTTATTGAATCCGGTGCCGACGCAGATCCCAGTGATGACAAAGGACGTACCCCTCTTCACTATGCTGTGGAAGAGGGAGATGAGCAGACAGTCAGAACTCTTTTAAAAGCGGGTGCCGATCCTGATCTGAAAGATCTGAATGGTCAATCTCCCCGGCAGCTTGCCGAGGCATCGGGTACAACTGTGATTCGTAGACTGCTTCGCTGA
- the rlmH gene encoding 23S rRNA (pseudouridine(1915)-N(3))-methyltransferase RlmH, whose translation MKVTVITVGKLKEKYWKSAIEEYSKRLGRYCNLSVIEVADEKCPENAGEEDMKIIRKKEGDKIRGKIPGNSYLVTMEIKGKEQDSVSFARWMDALPHQGHSHIVFVIGGSLGLDEELCSSSRHSLSFSKLTFPHQMMRVILLEQIYRAYRINRNEPYHK comes from the coding sequence ATGAAAGTAACTGTTATTACAGTGGGAAAGCTTAAAGAAAAATACTGGAAATCAGCTATTGAGGAATATTCAAAACGTCTGGGACGCTACTGTAATCTTTCGGTGATTGAGGTGGCCGATGAGAAATGTCCGGAAAATGCCGGAGAAGAAGACATGAAGATCATCCGGAAAAAAGAGGGTGATAAAATCAGAGGGAAGATTCCCGGAAACTCCTATCTGGTGACTATGGAAATTAAAGGGAAAGAACAGGATTCTGTAAGCTTTGCCCGCTGGATGGATGCACTGCCTCACCAGGGTCATTCTCATATAGTCTTTGTTATTGGAGGCTCCCTGGGCCTTGATGAGGAACTCTGCAGCTCCAGCCGCCACTCTCTGTCTTTTTCAAAACTGACCTTCCCTCACCAGATGATGAGAGTCATCCTGTTGGAACAGATCTATAGAGCCTACCGAATCAATAGAAATGAGCCCTATCACAAATAG
- a CDS encoding hexokinase family protein — translation MSELKNKVESFLRKYKMHSDSVDLNKCVQDFMGEMEKGLAGNSSIAMIPTYIEIDNPIPPSKKVVVIDAGGTNLRTALVSFDENYKPLIENFNKYPMPGTGGAVGKDKFFDMLADYIVDLVPKGDKIGFCFSYPTEMFPNKDGKLIKFSKEVECPEVHGELIGENLLAYLRKKGVTEEREIVILNDTVATLLTGMISFPDQVFSAYVGYIFGTGINSCYVESNSNIKKLRGMDPSHNQVINTECGSFGLPPQGDIDKELDAGTSDPGHYFLEKMVSGGYFGLVVTKTLDKAIQDDLFTSEAKDILSDLGRLSTKDVDDYLHNPNDNGNILVKALKGCSIEDKETLFYLINNLLDRAARLAASSLAGTLLKSGEGKSPLRPVCLTVDGTTFYCFYQFRTRVEQYLREILSGDQQRYYEIVRVEDAPLLGAAIAALTN, via the coding sequence GTGAGTGAGCTCAAAAACAAAGTTGAATCATTTTTAAGAAAGTATAAGATGCATTCGGATTCTGTAGATCTGAACAAATGTGTTCAGGACTTTATGGGAGAAATGGAGAAGGGACTTGCCGGAAACAGCAGCATCGCCATGATTCCCACTTATATTGAAATTGATAATCCCATACCCCCCTCAAAAAAAGTTGTGGTAATAGATGCGGGAGGAACAAACCTTAGAACCGCTCTGGTTTCATTTGACGAAAACTATAAACCCCTTATTGAAAACTTCAATAAATACCCTATGCCCGGAACAGGCGGAGCTGTGGGTAAAGATAAGTTCTTTGATATGCTGGCTGATTATATTGTTGACCTTGTCCCTAAGGGTGATAAAATCGGATTCTGTTTCTCATATCCCACCGAAATGTTTCCCAATAAAGACGGAAAGCTGATCAAATTCAGCAAGGAAGTTGAGTGTCCTGAAGTACATGGTGAACTGATCGGAGAAAACCTGCTGGCCTATCTCAGGAAGAAAGGTGTCACTGAGGAACGGGAAATTGTCATTCTTAATGATACGGTGGCTACTTTGCTTACAGGAATGATCTCTTTTCCCGATCAGGTTTTTTCCGCCTATGTCGGTTATATTTTCGGAACTGGTATAAACAGCTGCTATGTTGAATCAAACAGTAATATTAAAAAACTGAGGGGCATGGATCCTTCGCATAATCAGGTTATCAATACGGAATGCGGCTCATTCGGCCTGCCTCCCCAGGGAGATATTGATAAGGAACTGGATGCGGGAACAAGTGATCCCGGTCATTACTTCCTGGAAAAGATGGTCTCAGGCGGCTATTTCGGTCTTGTTGTTACAAAAACACTGGATAAAGCAATTCAGGATGATCTGTTTACCTCAGAGGCCAAAGATATACTCAGTGATCTGGGGCGTTTAAGCACCAAGGATGTAGATGATTATCTCCATAATCCCAATGACAATGGAAATATTCTTGTAAAGGCTCTTAAGGGCTGTTCGATTGAGGATAAAGAGACTCTCTTTTATCTGATTAATAATCTTCTGGATAGAGCTGCTCGTCTGGCGGCCTCTTCTCTGGCGGGAACTTTGCTGAAATCAGGAGAGGGTAAATCACCTCTAAGGCCTGTATGTCTGACCGTTGACGGCACTACTTTTTACTGTTTCTATCAGTTTAGAACCAGAGTAGAGCAGTATCTGCGGGAAATCCTCTCGGGTGATCAGCAGCGGTATTACGAAATAGTCCGGGTTGAAGATGCACCACTTCTCGGTGCAGCCATTGCCGCACTGACCAATTAG
- a CDS encoding response regulator, producing MSGTELLTGKKIIIADDEDFIRCHLCKRLGDMGLTVLEAATGQQVLDLLEQLPDLILMDVRMPEVDGYETTRIIRSGERASDIPIILLSALAGEDDIDMGLQAGADEFLCKPVTFAVILEAISIKLDSLRIS from the coding sequence TTGTCTGGTACAGAACTTCTGACAGGAAAAAAAATAATAATAGCTGATGATGAAGACTTCATTCGCTGCCACCTCTGTAAACGGCTGGGTGATATGGGACTAACGGTTCTTGAAGCAGCTACAGGACAGCAGGTTCTGGATCTTCTCGAACAGTTACCGGATCTTATCCTTATGGATGTCAGAATGCCCGAGGTAGACGGCTATGAGACTACCCGGATTATCAGATCCGGTGAAAGGGCATCTGATATTCCCATAATTCTCCTTAGTGCCCTGGCAGGAGAAGATGATATTGATATGGGTCTTCAGGCAGGTGCTGATGAGTTCCTGTGCAAGCCTGTAACATTTGCAGTCATTCTTGAAGCGATCTCAATAAAACTGGATTCTCTTCGAATTTCCTGA
- a CDS encoding response regulator, producing the protein MDIKAINELERRRLQKQMFALEDEKEAVEARYKYLLQQARVGLFTLNSIDCRLKDANSEMVQLFLCDDLNDLKLHLMPHPEDQFYFIDPRHFANLEPGEAVSFSLHSFRKNGDSFWARIILQALEGLDVLEGIITDISDQVKADSELRKAIVLAEQAQQEAEEANKAKSRFLANISHEIRTPLNGIIGFTEIIMASLDSPEGQMYGDKILNESENLMTLINQLLDISKIEANQLELNNSSFPLRPLMSESMSFIRLRARNKGLKLTVDYDSRIPDFIWSDSYRLRQILLNLMSNAVKFTSKGGIELKSVLEEEKGNDLLIRFEVHDTGIGIHEDMHRSIFESFVQADTSISRNYGGTGLGITISRDLVNIMGGRIWCDSTEGKGSIFYFTIRCRKSEAVVHEERLRISREGAVESLEGMTVLVVEDYPTNREIVQHHLQSAGCEADLARNGLVSLSKIQEKKYDLVLMDVHMPKMDGMEATRRIRRMDGYGEIPIIGMTANVLSSNQEECRIAGMNDVLTKPLRKKELLEAMTFWYSRTESAVPDEESDEPESNSHESETDNTIPFDYKGFLNEMDGDREAVNEIILGFMDNLELQTEIIEKAIEERDLILIHREAHSIKGGALNLGANDLASWSLALEKAAMEKYSDIIPHLFVKLKQCISDFLSCRDRFSSIV; encoded by the coding sequence ATGGATATTAAAGCGATTAATGAGCTTGAACGCAGACGTCTGCAGAAGCAGATGTTTGCACTTGAAGATGAAAAGGAAGCAGTAGAAGCAAGATACAAGTATCTTCTTCAGCAGGCACGGGTCGGTTTGTTTACCCTTAACTCCATTGACTGCCGCCTGAAGGATGCCAACAGTGAAATGGTGCAGCTGTTTCTCTGTGACGATCTTAATGATCTGAAACTGCATCTTATGCCCCATCCGGAAGATCAGTTCTACTTTATTGACCCCAGGCATTTTGCAAATCTGGAACCAGGAGAGGCTGTCTCTTTTTCACTTCACTCTTTCAGGAAGAACGGAGATTCTTTCTGGGCCAGAATCATTCTGCAGGCTCTGGAAGGTCTGGATGTTCTGGAAGGAATCATCACAGATATTTCAGATCAGGTTAAGGCGGATTCAGAGCTGCGCAAGGCTATTGTTCTGGCAGAACAGGCTCAGCAGGAAGCTGAAGAGGCTAATAAAGCAAAGAGTCGTTTTCTGGCCAATATTTCTCATGAGATAAGAACCCCTCTTAACGGAATTATCGGTTTTACCGAGATCATCATGGCTTCTCTGGATTCCCCCGAAGGGCAGATGTATGGCGATAAAATCCTGAATGAATCTGAAAATCTGATGACCCTGATTAATCAGCTTCTTGATATTTCTAAAATTGAGGCAAATCAGCTGGAGCTTAATAACAGTTCCTTCCCTCTCAGGCCTCTGATGTCTGAGTCCATGAGTTTTATCCGTCTGAGGGCCAGGAATAAAGGGCTGAAGCTGACTGTGGATTATGACAGCAGAATTCCAGACTTTATCTGGAGTGATTCTTACCGTCTCAGACAGATTCTTCTGAATCTTATGTCCAATGCTGTCAAATTCACCTCAAAGGGCGGAATTGAACTGAAGTCTGTACTGGAAGAGGAAAAAGGAAATGATCTGCTGATCCGTTTTGAAGTGCACGATACGGGAATTGGAATTCACGAGGATATGCATCGAAGTATTTTTGAAAGCTTTGTTCAGGCGGATACCTCAATTTCAAGGAACTACGGGGGGACGGGTCTTGGAATCACTATTTCGAGAGATCTGGTTAATATAATGGGAGGCCGGATCTGGTGTGATTCCACTGAGGGGAAAGGTTCCATATTCTATTTTACTATCCGCTGCAGGAAATCCGAAGCCGTTGTCCATGAAGAACGGCTTCGGATTTCCCGGGAGGGGGCAGTAGAGAGCCTGGAGGGCATGACAGTTCTTGTTGTGGAAGATTATCCCACCAACAGGGAAATCGTACAGCACCACCTGCAGAGTGCAGGCTGTGAGGCTGACCTTGCCCGTAACGGGCTTGTCTCTCTGAGTAAAATTCAGGAGAAAAAATATGACCTTGTACTCATGGATGTACATATGCCTAAAATGGACGGTATGGAGGCAACCAGGAGAATCCGGAGGATGGATGGATATGGAGAGATCCCCATTATCGGTATGACTGCCAACGTTCTCAGCTCTAATCAGGAGGAGTGTAGAATTGCCGGAATGAATGATGTCCTGACCAAACCGCTCCGTAAGAAGGAACTTCTTGAAGCCATGACATTCTGGTATTCCCGAACTGAATCTGCAGTTCCTGATGAAGAGAGTGATGAACCTGAGTCAAACAGTCATGAGTCAGAAACTGATAATACTATTCCTTTCGATTATAAAGGTTTTCTTAATGAGATGGACGGAGACCGTGAAGCTGTAAATGAGATAATTCTCGGATTTATGGATAACCTTGAGCTCCAGACTGAGATAATCGAAAAGGCTATTGAAGAGAGAGATCTGATTCTTATCCATAGGGAGGCTCACTCCATAAAAGGGGGAGCATTGAATCTCGGTGCAAATGATCTGGCATCCTGGTCGCTTGCCCTTGAAAAAGCGGCTATGGAGAAATATTCCGATATTATTCCCCATCTGTTTGTAAAACTTAAGCAGTGTATTTCCGATTTCCTCTCCTGTCGTGACAGATTCTCCTCCATCGTATAA
- a CDS encoding RNB domain-containing ribonuclease: MKKDALVLYKQVPARILEILSDKIVISLPDGKEKKVRPKDIIQLHKGPIKSVSNIQLPESQTEEAWELLQGESPSLEELAELVFSEFTPESAWGAFLLLNRTPWFKGTVDDIIVRTPEDVERIQKEEAEKKEAEERWSSFITVLKKGEIQEENRGFLTDLEQYCLQKSKKSRILQDLGKQQSPENAHRLLLQLGVWDLRRNPWPERYDMPLEAPSFDLEKGPEVERRDLTHLEAFAIDDEGNKDPDDALSFADGKFWVHIADSSYLIPAGGEADREARGRAANLYIPETTVPMLPHEATEKLGLGLQEISPALSFAYTLDDDFNITDCEICFSTVKVTRTTYSAAETRLGEEPFKSMKQVTDRFNIWRRENGAIFLQLPEVKIRVAEDGEIRISPIEEYASRDLVAEAMMMTGFHCARFARDEGVPIPYVVQPAPEGDLPETSKDDPASMVQLRRFMKRSQTTTIGGPHSGMGLPVYTRATSPLRRYSDLLVQQQIRLYLAGQPLLSEEDILEGTASCESVTGRVSLSERSSNLHWKLVYLSENPDWEGEGIIVGRSDKQMVLQIPSLALETRIALKEKLALNSRVTVAAERVDVPAQQVQFKVRD; the protein is encoded by the coding sequence ATGAAAAAAGACGCTCTGGTCCTCTATAAGCAGGTACCCGCAAGGATTCTTGAAATCCTCTCAGATAAAATTGTCATATCCCTTCCCGACGGGAAGGAGAAGAAAGTACGTCCCAAAGATATAATTCAGCTGCATAAGGGTCCGATTAAATCGGTAAGTAATATTCAGCTTCCCGAGTCTCAGACCGAGGAAGCCTGGGAATTGCTTCAGGGAGAATCTCCCAGTCTTGAAGAGCTGGCTGAGCTCGTATTTTCTGAATTCACTCCCGAATCAGCCTGGGGTGCTTTTCTTCTGTTGAACAGAACTCCCTGGTTCAAAGGAACAGTGGACGATATTATAGTCAGAACTCCTGAAGATGTGGAACGCATTCAGAAGGAAGAGGCTGAGAAGAAGGAGGCCGAAGAGCGCTGGTCTTCATTTATTACAGTCCTGAAAAAGGGAGAGATTCAGGAAGAGAACAGGGGTTTTCTTACAGATCTTGAACAGTACTGCCTCCAGAAAAGTAAAAAATCCCGGATTCTTCAGGATCTTGGAAAGCAGCAGAGTCCCGAGAACGCACATCGGCTGCTTCTGCAGCTTGGAGTCTGGGATCTGCGAAGAAATCCCTGGCCTGAACGCTATGATATGCCCCTGGAAGCTCCCTCCTTTGATCTGGAAAAGGGACCTGAGGTTGAACGCCGGGACCTGACTCATTTGGAGGCTTTTGCTATTGATGATGAGGGTAACAAGGATCCCGATGATGCCCTGAGCTTTGCCGATGGGAAATTCTGGGTACATATTGCTGATTCTTCCTATCTTATCCCCGCAGGGGGAGAGGCGGACAGGGAGGCCCGGGGCAGAGCTGCCAATCTATATATCCCGGAGACCACGGTTCCCATGCTTCCTCATGAAGCAACCGAAAAACTGGGACTGGGTCTGCAGGAGATTTCTCCTGCTCTCTCCTTTGCTTATACCCTGGATGATGATTTTAATATAACAGATTGTGAGATCTGTTTTTCTACAGTAAAAGTCACAAGGACTACTTATAGTGCTGCCGAGACAAGGCTGGGAGAAGAACCTTTTAAAAGTATGAAGCAGGTCACTGACCGCTTTAATATCTGGCGCCGTGAAAACGGTGCAATCTTCCTGCAGCTGCCCGAGGTTAAAATCCGTGTTGCCGAAGACGGGGAGATCAGAATATCACCCATCGAGGAATATGCCAGTCGAGACCTGGTGGCGGAAGCCATGATGATGACCGGATTCCATTGTGCACGTTTTGCCAGGGATGAAGGGGTCCCCATACCCTATGTTGTACAGCCTGCTCCCGAGGGAGATCTTCCCGAGACATCCAAAGACGATCCGGCTTCCATGGTACAGCTCAGAAGATTTATGAAACGCAGTCAGACTACTACAATCGGCGGTCCCCACAGCGGAATGGGTCTTCCGGTCTATACACGTGCCACCAGCCCGCTGAGGCGCTACTCCGACCTCCTTGTTCAGCAGCAGATCCGTCTCTATCTGGCAGGTCAGCCTCTTTTGAGTGAAGAGGATATCCTTGAGGGAACCGCGTCCTGTGAATCAGTCACCGGAAGGGTCAGTCTTAGTGAACGGTCATCCAATCTGCATTGGAAGCTTGTTTATCTCTCAGAGAATCCGGACTGGGAGGGTGAAGGGATCATTGTGGGCCGCTCTGACAAGCAGATGGTTTTGCAGATTCCTTCTCTTGCCCTTGAAACAAGGATAGCACTCAAGGAAAAATTAGCCCTCAACAGCAGAGTCACTGTTGCAGCGGAGCGGGTAGATGTACCCGCTCAGCAGGTACAGTTTAAGGTCAGGGATTGA
- a CDS encoding 1-acyl-sn-glycerol-3-phosphate acyltransferase, which translates to MKRAKVFNKGIYLFMKYTAGVWFKIFYPVKITNPEIIKEMKAPYLLLPNHIMMWDSAILTILFPDPLHCMGSESHFRKPIVGFLLSLIGIFPKAKAKSDLGAIRHMMDLKNKKKNICVYPEGQMSWDGGSMPLFYSTAKLIKLLKIPVYVPIFAGGSAVYPRWGTGKRKGPMELTIHPLFTDSKEIKALDPDSIFEKLEKVLNYQDMDLTIPERGWVYKSEKKAEYLEDILFICPSCRGIATLKSQGNSISCTSCGYKGTLDDQYQFSYKDSEKSESPAAGHKTIMEWNKWQEKVLPQMLASYKAEDSERPFMLDTEIEIKTGFRMAPLQIWTKKGSMALFKDHVMLKPEKGDIRLIPFDEMNGVHVMTRQKLEFYHEKTLYVFFFPDQRISGYKWLCAFRKLGIPSSYAWHGEEVEKI; encoded by the coding sequence GTGAAACGCGCTAAGGTTTTCAACAAAGGTATTTACCTTTTTATGAAATACACTGCAGGGGTCTGGTTTAAAATATTCTATCCAGTGAAAATTACAAATCCTGAAATAATTAAAGAAATGAAGGCTCCCTACCTTCTTCTCCCCAACCATATAATGATGTGGGATTCTGCTATTTTAACTATACTCTTCCCGGACCCGTTGCACTGTATGGGGTCCGAATCTCATTTCAGAAAACCTATTGTGGGATTCCTCTTGTCCCTTATCGGAATATTCCCCAAAGCCAAAGCAAAAAGTGATCTGGGAGCCATCCGTCATATGATGGATCTGAAAAACAAAAAGAAAAATATCTGTGTTTATCCAGAAGGTCAGATGAGTTGGGACGGAGGCAGTATGCCTCTCTTCTACTCAACCGCCAAACTGATCAAACTGCTTAAAATACCGGTTTATGTGCCTATTTTTGCCGGAGGATCTGCAGTTTATCCCCGCTGGGGGACAGGCAAACGGAAGGGACCGATGGAGCTTACGATTCACCCCCTTTTTACTGACAGCAAAGAGATCAAGGCTCTGGATCCGGACAGCATCTTTGAGAAATTAGAGAAGGTACTCAACTATCAGGATATGGATTTAACAATCCCCGAAAGGGGATGGGTCTATAAATCTGAAAAAAAAGCGGAATACCTGGAAGATATTCTCTTTATATGCCCCTCCTGCCGCGGTATAGCGACCCTGAAATCCCAGGGGAACAGCATAAGCTGCACATCCTGCGGATATAAGGGCACACTTGATGATCAGTATCAGTTCAGCTACAAAGATTCTGAAAAATCAGAGTCTCCCGCAGCCGGACATAAAACCATTATGGAATGGAATAAGTGGCAGGAAAAAGTGCTCCCCCAGATGCTGGCGTCCTATAAGGCAGAGGACTCAGAACGACCCTTTATGCTGGATACTGAGATCGAAATTAAAACCGGATTCAGAATGGCCCCTCTTCAGATATGGACAAAAAAGGGTTCCATGGCTCTGTTCAAAGACCATGTGATGCTGAAACCTGAAAAGGGAGATATTCGTCTAATCCCCTTTGACGAAATGAATGGGGTACACGTGATGACCCGGCAGAAACTGGAGTTCTATCATGAAAAAACACTCTACGTATTTTTCTTTCCTGATCAGAGGATTTCGGGATATAAATGGCTCTGCGCTTTCAGAAAACTGGGAATTCCTTCATCCTATGCCTGGCATGGTGAAGAGGTAGAAAAGATATAA